The following DNA comes from Janthinobacterium sp. TB1-E2.
CGCCGCGTTCACCTCGATGACCTTGGTCCATTCACCGATCAGGCGCTCGTTGCGCACCTTGACGTTGACGAGCGCATCGGTCTCCTTGCTGGCGCTTTGCATCTGCACGATGCCCACCACGGTCAAGGTCGTCAACAGCAGGAGGACGGCGGCAAAACCGCCACCAAGACGTACGCCGATTTTGAGGTTCTTCATTGCGTGATTCCAATCTGAAAAAACGATGCACAGACGCCACGAAACCGATTTACTGCTACGTATCAATATAGCAGGCATCTGCCGTGCGGCAATCACGAGAGGTGGCGCAACGTTATCCACGCCACCAGAATGGCAGCGCGCCGCAGCGCACTACTTTGGAGCAGATTGTGAGTGAATCAGAGTGGCATTGCAAGAAATAACATGCAGAAAAGCAACAACCAGAAGGTGGTATGCCGCCACGAACGGGCGGCAGGCAAGCAGTGTCAGTTTTGCTTCACGTAGATCAATTTTGACGTATCGAAACCCAGGCCACCGGCTTTCTCGATCAGGCGCTGCTGCAAGGCAGGGTCCATGGTTGGCGTGCGCGACAGCAACCAGAAGTAGGATTTGTCGGGGCCGCTGATCATGGAATAGCTGTAATTTTGCTGGTCGAGGTCGAAGACGATGTAGGAACCATAAAAGGGGCCGAAAAACGACACTTTCAGGTAGCCCACGTCTTTCTTGTCGACGAAATACGCCTTGCCTTCCGCGTCCTTCCAGACAGCGTCCGCATCCTTGTAGCCGCGGTTGAGCACTTTCAGGCCGCCATCCTGGCGCAGGCTGTAGTCGGCCGTCACATGGCTCAAGCCCCGTTCGAACGAGTGGTCGAGGCGCGCGATCTCATACCACTTTCCCAGATAGCGGGTCGTGTCGAAGTTGCTAACTGGCACAATATTCTCGGGCCGGCCCACGCAGCCGGCCAGCACAAGCACACACAGGAACAGCAGTTTTTTCATGTTTTTCTCCATCGGGTGAAATCAGGGTGGCAAGGTCAGGGTTGCAGCGCGCGATCGACGATGCGGCGGATCGCGCCATTGTTTTGCATGCGCACGATGGCGGCATTGAATTGTTCGATAAAGTCATCGCGATACGGGTAGGCGGCAGGCCGGCGCTCCGTAAAGCCCAGGTGTCCCTGCTGGCTGGCCAGCTGTGCCGTTTCCTGAATCGCCTGCATCGGCGTGCCCGGCGGTTCCTCGCGCCGGATGCGCTGCAATTCCCACTGCGCCGACAGGCGGTCGCTGACATAGCAATCGATACGTCCACGCATCAGCTTGAGCAGATTCGTGCGCGTGCCCTTGGCCGTATCGAACACGATATTGGCCGCTTGCACGGCTGCAGTCTGCTTTGCATCGCCCAGCAAGAAACCCGCGTTCACGCCGATGTGCAAGCCGCTGTAATCGGCGGGCCACTGCCGCAGCGTGCGTTTGGCCAGCACCTCCTGGTTGCACAGCACCACCAGCTGCTCCATCAGCAGCGGCACGGAATAGCGCACGTACGGCCGCTCGCTGCGCCATGAATACGGCGGATACAGAGCAAACGCCTCGCCCGTCTGCAGCATCAGCACGCCCCGCTTCCAGGGTACGGGGCGCAGCTGCACCGCATACTGCGGCATCGATTGCACGGCTTCGCGCACGATCTCCGTATAGATGCCTTTCATCTGGCCGTTGTCAACGTAGGAGTACGGCGGATAATCATCGTCGCCATAGATCACCAGCGGCGTCGGCCCCTCGGCCCGCGCGCCGGCAGCGATGAACAGGCACAGCGCGGCAGGCAGGATGAGCATTCTGGACATGCGCGAAGAGTAGCATGGAAGGAGAAAACGCCATCACCCGTTTGCGCTGTTCGTGCCCAGCATTTCGTCGAGCTGCGCCATGGTGCTTGAATCCTTCACGACGGCGCGCAGCCACAGGTGCAGCGGCAGCTCGCCCCAGCTGGCGGCCTTCTCGGCCAGGTAGGCGACGGGGCTGTGCGGCTCCGTGCGGCGGAAAAAATCGGCCACCTGGCGCAGCTGGGCCAGCGCCTGCTGGCGCTGCACGATGGCGCCCCCGCCCCCGCTGGCGCCCTGGCCGGCGGCGGGCGTCGTGCCGGCAAAGTCCGCGCCAGGCGACAGCGGCGCGATGAAGTGAATGGCATTTTCCAGCGCTTCGCGCGCGGCGCGAAAACTCGGGCCATCAACACCAAAACGCGCATCGACGCTGCGTTCGAACGCCAGCAGCGACTGCATGCAGTATTGCGCGTCGGCCAGCAAGCCGTCGGAAAAGGCGCGTGTGTTCCTTTGCCGCGCCGCCTCCATCTGCGCCAGGGTCGCCCCTTCGTCGTGGCGCGTATCGCCCCAGCCCTGATCCGCCGCGCCCTGCGCCAGGCTGGCCGCCGCGCGCTGGCGCGCCACATCGAAATCTTGCAGTGCATACAGGCCGTCGGCGCCGTCGGTCAGCGGGATCTCTCGCACTAGTTGCGGCGTGCGCGACAGCAGCCAGAAGACATTGC
Coding sequences within:
- a CDS encoding lipocalin family protein; the encoded protein is MKKLLFLCVLVLAGCVGRPENIVPVSNFDTTRYLGKWYEIARLDHSFERGLSHVTADYSLRQDGGLKVLNRGYKDADAVWKDAEGKAYFVDKKDVGYLKVSFFGPFYGSYIVFDLDQQNYSYSMISGPDKSYFWLLSRTPTMDPALQQRLIEKAGGLGFDTSKLIYVKQN
- a CDS encoding substrate-binding periplasmic protein, giving the protein MSRMLILPAALCLFIAAGARAEGPTPLVIYGDDDYPPYSYVDNGQMKGIYTEIVREAVQSMPQYAVQLRPVPWKRGVLMLQTGEAFALYPPYSWRSERPYVRYSVPLLMEQLVVLCNQEVLAKRTLRQWPADYSGLHIGVNAGFLLGDAKQTAAVQAANIVFDTAKGTRTNLLKLMRGRIDCYVSDRLSAQWELQRIRREEPPGTPMQAIQETAQLASQQGHLGFTERRPAAYPYRDDFIEQFNAAIVRMQNNGAIRRIVDRALQP
- the tssA gene encoding type VI secretion system protein TssA, whose protein sequence is MFNLEQLLHPVSAVSPCGGDITFSQELDAIARARQHDDPSLDQGEWVTALKEADWPFVATRCEQLIATHSKDLRVAVWLAEAHAKTRHFRGLGDGYALLAGLCERYWDGLYPPAEEGDQEQRIGNVFWLLSRTPQLVREIPLTDGADGLYALQDFDVARQRAAASLAQGAADQGWGDTRHDEGATLAQMEAARQRNTRAFSDGLLADAQYCMQSLLAFERSVDARFGVDGPSFRAAREALENAIHFIAPLSPGADFAGTTPAAGQGASGGGGAIVQRQQALAQLRQVADFFRRTEPHSPVAYLAEKAASWGELPLHLWLRAVVKDSSTMAQLDEMLGTNSANG